The Malus domestica chromosome 13, GDT2T_hap1 genome includes a window with the following:
- the LOC114823105 gene encoding defensin-like protein 1, which yields MERKSCFGFLFLLFIVLASQEMVVPTEARVCQSQSHGFHGTCLRHHNCALVCRNEGFSGGRCRGLRRRCFCTRLC from the exons ATGGAGAGGAAATCATGCTTTGGGTTTCTGTTTTTGCTCTTCATTGTCTTGGCTTCac AAGAGATGGTGGTGCCAACTGAGGCAAGGGTTTGTCAATCACAGAGTCATGGGTTCCATGGAACATGCCTCCGCCACCACAACTGTGCTCTTGTCTGCAGGAACGAGGGTTTCTCCGGTGGTAGGTGCCGTGGCCTTCGTCGCCGCTGTTTTTGCACTCGCCTCTGTTGA